In Fimbriiglobus ruber, a genomic segment contains:
- a CDS encoding M67 family metallopeptidase, with the protein MNELPHQPYRLVIPPPILQAMITHARAELPNECCGFLIGKIADEVGVVERSIPLVNELNSPSEFATEPRSVFEAYRLMRVDANEVLAIYHSHPTSPPIPSKKDIERNTYGADIAWIIVGLSEESPNIQAWWLHRIGYRPAAWQ; encoded by the coding sequence ATGAATGAACTCCCACATCAACCCTATCGCCTCGTCATACCGCCGCCCATCTTGCAGGCGATGATCACTCATGCGAGAGCCGAACTCCCGAACGAGTGTTGCGGATTCCTGATCGGAAAAATTGCGGACGAGGTGGGAGTCGTCGAGAGATCCATCCCACTCGTGAACGAACTCAATAGTCCGAGCGAGTTTGCGACCGAGCCCCGAAGTGTTTTTGAAGCCTACCGATTGATGCGAGTCGACGCAAACGAGGTTCTGGCGATCTACCATTCGCACCCCACATCACCGCCAATCCCGAGCAAAAAAGATATCGAGCGTAACACTTATGGGGCAGATATCGCCTGGATTATAGTCGGGCTCAGCGAAGAATCGCCGAACATCCAGGCATGGTGGCTGCATAGAATAGGATACCGACCCGCGGCTTGGCAATAA
- a CDS encoding tRNA (cytidine(34)-2'-O)-methyltransferase: MLHVALWEPEIPPNTGNVARLCAATGARLHLVGRLGFRLDDQSVKRAGLDYWPAVDLVRHVTFEDFEISLGATRIWCVDNPAERAHTRADFHADDCLLFGSEGKGLPPGVRERYTDRLIGIPMPSGKVRSLNLATAVGIVLYEALRQVHGW; encoded by the coding sequence ATGCTGCACGTAGCCCTCTGGGAGCCGGAGATTCCGCCGAATACGGGCAACGTCGCCCGGCTCTGCGCGGCCACGGGAGCCCGCCTCCACCTCGTCGGGCGGCTCGGCTTCCGGCTGGACGACCAGTCCGTCAAACGGGCCGGACTCGATTACTGGCCCGCGGTCGACCTCGTCCGGCACGTCACGTTCGAGGACTTTGAAATATCCCTCGGGGCGACCCGCATCTGGTGCGTGGATAACCCGGCGGAGCGGGCGCACACGCGAGCCGATTTCCACGCGGATGACTGTTTGCTGTTCGGCAGTGAAGGAAAGGGCTTGCCCCCGGGCGTCCGCGAGCGGTACACCGACCGCTTAATCGGTATCCCCATGCCGTCCGGTAAAGTCCGCAGTCTCAACCTGGCCACCGCCGTCGGCATTGTGCTGTACGAGGCGCTGCGCCAAGTGCATGGTTGGTAG